One genomic region from Solwaraspora sp. WMMD792 encodes:
- the nudC gene encoding NAD(+) diphosphatase, with the protein MDRAAPYRRDPQWLTRAWPRSLVLVVDGAAGGRALVRDGADGTTLVLVRPDQAPAVEVTDRIFIGTVDDGTPVFAVDAVPPSSVAEPSVAEPSVAEPGLRSVTVREVGHLLSDRDAGLFTTAAAMVSWHARHRYSAASGLPTRATDGGWSRVDDTGTRSWPRTDPAVIVLLTDGGSGPDGRCLLANHHARRGDGSSRLYSCLAGFVEPGESAESAVAREVAEEVGLTLTATRYVGSQSWPFPGTLMLGYLGRVDPEQRLRPDPEEIIRARWFTRAEVAAGLAGERLDSGDGYRVRFAPPASIAAFLIRSWVAETAPDPGRSADRRDR; encoded by the coding sequence ATGGACCGGGCGGCGCCGTACCGCCGGGATCCGCAGTGGTTGACGCGGGCCTGGCCACGTTCGCTGGTGCTGGTGGTGGACGGCGCGGCGGGTGGCCGGGCGCTGGTGCGTGACGGCGCCGACGGGACCACCCTGGTGCTGGTGCGCCCGGACCAGGCACCCGCCGTCGAGGTCACCGACCGCATTTTCATCGGTACGGTCGACGACGGCACTCCGGTCTTCGCGGTCGACGCCGTACCACCGTCGTCCGTGGCTGAGCCGTCCGTGGCTGAGCCGTCCGTGGCTGAGCCGGGCCTGCGGTCGGTGACCGTCCGGGAGGTCGGCCATCTGCTGTCGGACCGGGACGCCGGGCTGTTCACCACCGCCGCGGCGATGGTCAGCTGGCACGCCCGGCACCGCTACTCGGCGGCGTCCGGTCTGCCGACCCGGGCGACCGATGGTGGCTGGTCCCGGGTGGACGACACCGGTACGCGGAGCTGGCCTCGGACCGATCCGGCGGTGATCGTGTTGTTGACCGACGGCGGTTCCGGCCCGGACGGGCGGTGCCTGCTGGCCAACCACCACGCCCGGCGTGGGGACGGGTCCAGCCGGCTCTACTCCTGCCTGGCCGGGTTCGTGGAACCCGGCGAGTCGGCCGAATCGGCGGTCGCCCGCGAGGTGGCCGAGGAGGTGGGTCTGACGCTGACCGCGACGCGGTACGTCGGCAGCCAGTCCTGGCCGTTCCCGGGCACTTTGATGCTGGGCTACCTCGGCCGGGTCGACCCGGAGCAGCGGCTGCGGCCGGACCCGGAGGAGATCATCCGGGCGCGCTGGTTCACCCGGGCCGAGGTGGCCGCCGGGCTGGCGGGTGAGCGGCTCGATTCCGGCGACGGGTACCGGGTCCGGTTCGCGCCACCGGCGTCGATCGCCGCTTTCCTGATCCGCAGCTGGGTGGCGGAGACCGCGCCGGACCCCGGCCGGTCAGCCGATCGGCGGGACCGGTAG
- a CDS encoding ATP-dependent DNA helicase UvrD2: protein MNSDPGPGRVLAGLDPEQRTAVTAPAVPVCILAGAGTGKTRAITSRIAYRVLSGEIAARHVLAVTFTARAAAEMRARLGALDVGGVQARTFHAAALRQVRYFAPRLLGGREMPELLDSKVRLVTLAAGRVGVRTDRAAARDLAGEIEWAKSAMVEPSEYAVAAAKALRETPHEPAKVAEVYAGYEQIKRGNGVIDFEDVLRAAIWGIEEHPDVAEQVRAQYRHFVVDEYQDVNPLQQRLLDAWLGERDDLTVVGDASQTIYSFTGATSAYLVDFARRRRAAVVVRLVRDYRSTPQVVGLANTVIRQARGTEARLRLELVGQREPGPEPDVRIFTDEPAEAAAVAARCAELIAAGTPAAEIAVLFRTNAQSEAYEKALAEAAVPYVVQGAERFFERAEIRQAMVALRSAVRSTPGETPLVEAVTAGLAAVGWTPDQPPPGGAARERWEALAALVQLAEEFGAQPVLVPVGEAAVSERPVPLADFCAELQRRAAAQHVPTVAGVTLASLHSAKGLEWDAVFLVGLADGTLPTTYARTAEQLEEERRLLYVGVTRARQWLWLSYGAARSPGGRARRPCRFLPQLDRSGGGAGGAQRGGPGAGRSGERRRGQPVSCRVCGTTLLAGVDRKLGRCATCPSDLDEELLDRLRAWRSRVSGEQRVPAYVVFTDATLLAIAERRPGSDAELLAIAGIGPRKLGLYGPSVHALVGGAAVDDLDWQKSSESDPENGLPPASQEA from the coding sequence ATCAACTCAGACCCAGGACCAGGCCGAGTGCTCGCCGGGCTGGACCCGGAGCAGCGTACGGCGGTGACCGCTCCGGCCGTGCCGGTCTGCATCCTGGCCGGCGCCGGCACCGGGAAGACCCGGGCGATCACCAGCCGGATCGCCTACCGGGTGCTCTCCGGCGAGATCGCCGCCCGGCACGTACTGGCGGTCACCTTCACCGCGCGGGCCGCCGCCGAGATGCGGGCCCGCCTCGGCGCGCTGGACGTGGGCGGGGTGCAGGCACGGACGTTCCACGCCGCGGCGCTGCGCCAGGTCCGCTACTTCGCGCCCCGGCTGCTCGGCGGCCGGGAGATGCCGGAGCTGCTGGACAGCAAGGTCCGGCTGGTCACCCTCGCCGCCGGTCGGGTCGGGGTGCGCACCGACCGGGCCGCCGCCCGGGACCTGGCCGGTGAGATCGAGTGGGCGAAGTCGGCGATGGTGGAGCCGTCCGAGTACGCCGTCGCGGCGGCGAAGGCGCTGCGGGAGACTCCGCACGAGCCGGCCAAGGTGGCCGAGGTGTACGCCGGGTACGAGCAGATCAAGCGCGGCAACGGCGTGATCGACTTCGAGGACGTGCTGCGGGCGGCGATCTGGGGCATCGAGGAGCACCCGGACGTCGCCGAGCAGGTCCGGGCCCAGTACCGGCACTTCGTGGTGGACGAGTACCAGGACGTGAACCCGTTGCAGCAGCGGTTGCTCGACGCCTGGCTGGGGGAGCGGGACGACCTGACCGTGGTCGGCGACGCGAGTCAGACGATCTACTCGTTCACTGGGGCCACGTCGGCGTACCTGGTCGACTTCGCCCGTCGGCGCCGGGCGGCGGTGGTGGTCCGACTGGTCCGCGACTACCGGTCGACGCCGCAGGTGGTGGGGCTGGCCAACACGGTGATCAGGCAGGCCCGGGGCACCGAGGCCCGGCTGCGGCTGGAGCTGGTCGGCCAGCGCGAGCCCGGCCCGGAACCGGACGTGCGGATCTTCACCGACGAGCCGGCCGAGGCGGCGGCGGTCGCGGCGCGCTGCGCCGAGCTGATCGCGGCGGGTACGCCGGCCGCCGAGATCGCCGTGCTGTTCCGGACCAACGCCCAGTCCGAGGCGTACGAGAAGGCCCTCGCCGAGGCGGCGGTGCCGTACGTGGTGCAGGGCGCGGAGCGGTTCTTCGAACGCGCCGAGATCCGGCAGGCGATGGTCGCGCTGCGCTCGGCGGTCCGGTCGACGCCCGGGGAGACCCCGTTGGTCGAGGCGGTCACCGCCGGTCTCGCCGCGGTGGGTTGGACCCCGGACCAGCCGCCGCCGGGCGGGGCGGCGCGGGAACGCTGGGAGGCGCTCGCCGCGCTGGTCCAGTTGGCCGAGGAGTTCGGCGCCCAGCCGGTGCTGGTGCCGGTGGGGGAGGCGGCGGTCAGCGAACGTCCCGTCCCGCTCGCCGACTTCTGCGCGGAGCTGCAGCGGCGGGCGGCGGCGCAGCACGTGCCGACGGTCGCCGGGGTCACCCTCGCGTCGCTGCACTCGGCCAAGGGCCTGGAGTGGGACGCGGTCTTCCTGGTCGGGCTCGCCGACGGGACGCTGCCCACCACGTACGCCCGCACCGCCGAACAGCTGGAGGAGGAGCGCCGGCTGCTCTACGTCGGGGTGACCCGGGCCCGGCAGTGGCTGTGGCTGTCCTACGGTGCCGCTCGGTCGCCGGGCGGGCGGGCCCGCCGGCCCTGCCGGTTCCTGCCGCAGCTGGACCGCTCGGGCGGTGGTGCCGGCGGTGCTCAGCGCGGCGGTCCGGGGGCGGGCCGCTCCGGCGAGCGCCGCCGCGGCCAGCCGGTCTCCTGCCGGGTCTGTGGTACCACGTTGCTGGCCGGCGTCGACCGCAAGCTGGGCCGGTGCGCCACCTGTCCGTCGGATCTGGACGAGGAGCTGCTGGACCGGCTGCGGGCATGGCGGTCGCGGGTCTCCGGCGAGCAGCGGGTGCCGGCGTACGTGGTGTTCACCGACGCGACCCTGCTGGCGATCGCCGAGCGGCGGCCCGGCAGCGACGCTGAGCTGCTGGCGATCGCCGGGATCGGCCCCCGCAAGCTGGGGCTCTACGGTCCGTCGGTGCACGCTCTGGTGGGCGGCGCGGCCGTAGATGATCTTGACTGGCAAAAAAGTTCGGAATCCGACCCGGAAAATGGTTTGCCCCCGGCGTCGCAAGAGGCTTAG
- a CDS encoding pitrilysin family protein yields the protein MARTVRIPATAYPVERFTLPNGLRVVLAPDRSAPVVGVAVVYDVGIRSEPPGRTGFAHLFEHLMFQGSANLEKLAHFRHVQGSGGTFNGSTHLDYTDYYEVLPSNALERALFLEADRMRGPQLTEENLRNQVDVVKEEIRVNVLNRPYGGFPWLRLPPVLFDTFPNAHDGYGSFEDLDSATVGEAAEFFTRYYASGNAVLAVAGDFDVTAATGLIERHFGDVPARPAPARPSFAEPDLTTERRTTYPDPLAPLPAVAAAWRVPDPVDDLAGYLPYVVLAEVLTDGDAARLVERLVRGDRTVTSLGGYLSFEGEPFDVRDPSALVLQAHLPPGGDVDKVLGAVDEELDRLAVDGFARGELARVQARMATHLLRDTDAVLGRGLRMAVLEQQRGTPELLNELPRMLGTVTEAQVRAAAATLRPHRRATIEVVPGGAQ from the coding sequence GTGGCGCGTACAGTGCGGATCCCGGCGACCGCGTACCCGGTGGAGCGGTTCACCCTCCCCAACGGCCTGCGGGTGGTCCTGGCGCCCGACCGCAGCGCGCCGGTGGTCGGCGTCGCGGTCGTCTACGACGTCGGGATCCGGTCCGAGCCGCCGGGGCGTACCGGGTTCGCGCACCTGTTCGAGCATCTGATGTTCCAGGGTTCGGCGAACCTGGAGAAGCTGGCGCACTTCCGCCACGTGCAGGGCTCCGGCGGCACCTTCAACGGCAGCACCCACCTGGACTACACCGACTACTACGAGGTGCTGCCGAGCAACGCGTTGGAGCGGGCGCTGTTCCTGGAGGCCGACCGGATGCGCGGTCCGCAGTTGACCGAGGAGAACCTGCGCAACCAGGTCGACGTGGTCAAGGAGGAGATCCGGGTCAACGTGCTCAACCGGCCGTACGGCGGATTTCCCTGGCTGCGGCTGCCGCCGGTGCTGTTCGACACCTTCCCCAACGCGCACGACGGCTACGGTTCCTTCGAGGATCTGGACAGCGCCACCGTCGGGGAGGCGGCCGAGTTCTTCACCCGCTACTACGCCAGCGGCAACGCGGTGCTCGCCGTGGCCGGTGACTTCGACGTCACCGCCGCGACCGGCCTGATCGAGCGGCACTTCGGGGACGTCCCGGCCCGGCCGGCGCCGGCCCGTCCCAGCTTCGCCGAGCCGGACCTGACCACCGAGCGGCGCACCACGTACCCCGATCCGCTGGCTCCGCTGCCGGCGGTGGCCGCCGCCTGGCGGGTGCCGGACCCGGTCGACGACCTGGCCGGCTACCTGCCGTACGTGGTGCTCGCCGAGGTGCTCACCGATGGTGACGCGGCCCGGCTGGTGGAGCGGCTGGTGCGTGGCGACCGTACGGTGACCAGCCTCGGCGGCTACCTGTCGTTCGAGGGGGAGCCGTTCGACGTACGGGACCCGTCGGCGTTGGTCCTGCAGGCGCACCTGCCGCCCGGCGGCGACGTCGACAAGGTGCTCGGCGCGGTCGACGAGGAGCTCGACCGGCTCGCCGTCGACGGCTTCGCCCGGGGCGAACTGGCCCGGGTGCAGGCCCGGATGGCCACCCACCTGCTGCGCGACACCGACGCGGTGCTCGGCCGAGGGCTGCGGATGGCGGTGCTGGAGCAGCAGCGGGGCACCCCCGAGCTGCTCAACGAGTTGCCGCGGATGCTCGGCACGGTCACCGAGGCGCAGGTCCGTGCGGCCGCCGCCACCCTGCGCCCGCACCGCCGCGCCACGATCGAGGTCGTCCCCGGAGGAGCCCAGTGA
- a CDS encoding M48 family metallopeptidase — protein sequence MAGARKPVVEVRRSQRRRRTVSAYREGERVVILIPDQFSRAEETEWVDRMLARLAAREERLRRSDSELIGRARRLVDRYLPEHARVVVPASVRWVTNQNSRWGSCTPADRTIRISHRIQEMPDWVIDYVLLHELAHLVVPSHNARFWELVGRYPKAERARGYLEGVAAASGFVLAD from the coding sequence ATGGCAGGGGCGCGTAAGCCGGTCGTCGAGGTGCGGCGCAGCCAGCGCCGACGCCGGACGGTGTCCGCGTACCGGGAGGGCGAACGCGTCGTCATCCTCATCCCGGACCAGTTCTCCCGGGCCGAGGAGACTGAGTGGGTGGACCGGATGCTCGCCCGGCTGGCGGCCCGGGAGGAACGCCTCCGCCGGTCGGACAGTGAGTTGATCGGCCGGGCCCGCCGGCTGGTCGACCGCTACCTGCCGGAACACGCCCGGGTGGTGGTCCCGGCGAGCGTCCGGTGGGTGACCAACCAGAACAGCCGCTGGGGGTCGTGCACCCCGGCGGACCGGACCATCCGGATATCCCACCGGATCCAGGAGATGCCGGACTGGGTCATCGACTACGTCCTGCTGCACGAGTTGGCGCACCTGGTCGTGCCGAGCCACAACGCCCGGTTCTGGGAGCTCGTCGGCCGCTACCCCAAGGCGGAACGGGCCCGCGGCTACCTGGAAGGGGTGGCGGCGGCCAGCGGCTTCGTCCTGGCCGACTGA
- a CDS encoding WhiB family transcriptional regulator has protein sequence MSLAFATLDRSDYQPGCRPAATGQPDVVAELPCRKFDPDLWFSDSPTELELAKSLCVDCPLRVECLAGAIERAEPWGVWGGEIFERGAVVPRKRPRGRPRKEDLARDAALRGEVEARMAANGVAGSRGTVRLAA, from the coding sequence ATGAGTCTGGCGTTTGCCACTCTCGACCGCAGCGACTACCAGCCGGGGTGCCGGCCGGCCGCAACGGGCCAGCCGGACGTCGTGGCGGAGCTGCCGTGCCGGAAGTTCGACCCTGACCTGTGGTTCTCCGACTCCCCGACGGAGCTGGAGCTGGCCAAGTCGCTCTGCGTGGACTGCCCGCTGCGGGTGGAGTGCCTCGCCGGGGCGATCGAGCGGGCCGAGCCGTGGGGCGTCTGGGGCGGCGAGATCTTCGAGCGGGGTGCGGTCGTGCCGCGCAAGCGGCCCCGGGGCCGGCCACGCAAGGAGGACCTGGCCCGCGACGCCGCCCTGCGGGGCGAGGTCGAGGCACGCATGGCGGCCAACGGGGTCGCCGGCTCCCGCGGCACCGTCCGGCTGGCGGCCTGA
- a CDS encoding pitrilysin family protein has translation MTAAPARRPLPPLGPTRRPPLPKVAERTLDNGLRVIAIRRPSVPLVEIRLWVPFARAPLARATVLSQTLFSGTVDRSGVELAAELQAVGGGLSAGVDADRLLVAGAGLVTGLRRMLELLGEVLTGATYPAGEVAIERARLADRIQVALSQPAHLARAALSRRMYGRHPYAESVPGVDQVRSVRPAGLRALHADRVRPTGAHLVLVGDVSPARALDTAEQVLGGWPAGGRQLTLPAAPAPRPAPLLLVDRPGSVQSSMRIALPAVDRRHPDHAALQLANMVFGGYFSSRWVENIREDKGYSYGPYSMVEHSVAGSALMLAADVATEVTAPALLETLHELGRLAVLPPDVDELEQARQYAVGSLQLGMSTQAGLAGLASTYAGFGLPLEFLAEHTARLASATRDEVAAAATRYLAPALTMGVVLGDVARIAGPVAALTEVETSDASATGVVGPGAAVPDAAG, from the coding sequence GTGACCGCCGCCCCCGCCCGGAGGCCGTTGCCGCCGCTCGGACCGACCCGTCGACCGCCGTTGCCCAAGGTGGCCGAGCGGACGCTGGACAACGGGCTGCGGGTGATCGCCATCCGCCGGCCGTCGGTGCCGCTGGTCGAGATCCGGCTCTGGGTGCCGTTCGCGCGGGCCCCGCTGGCCAGGGCGACGGTGCTGTCGCAGACCCTGTTCTCCGGCACCGTCGACCGGTCCGGCGTGGAGTTGGCGGCCGAGCTGCAGGCGGTCGGCGGCGGTCTGTCCGCCGGGGTGGACGCCGACCGGCTGCTGGTCGCCGGTGCCGGGCTGGTCACCGGGCTGCGGCGGATGCTCGAACTGCTCGGCGAGGTGCTGACCGGGGCGACGTACCCGGCCGGCGAGGTGGCCATCGAGCGGGCCCGGCTGGCCGACCGGATCCAGGTGGCGCTGAGTCAGCCGGCGCACCTGGCCCGCGCCGCGCTGTCCCGGCGGATGTACGGTCGGCACCCGTACGCCGAATCGGTGCCCGGGGTGGACCAGGTCCGCTCCGTCCGGCCGGCCGGGCTGCGCGCTCTGCACGCCGACCGGGTCCGGCCGACCGGGGCGCACCTGGTGCTGGTCGGCGACGTGTCACCTGCCCGGGCGTTGGACACCGCCGAGCAGGTGCTCGGTGGCTGGCCGGCCGGTGGCCGGCAGTTGACGCTGCCGGCGGCGCCCGCGCCGCGTCCGGCCCCGTTGCTGCTGGTCGACCGGCCCGGGTCGGTACAGTCGTCGATGCGGATCGCGTTGCCGGCGGTGGACCGGCGGCACCCGGACCACGCCGCCCTGCAGCTGGCCAACATGGTGTTCGGCGGCTACTTCTCGTCCCGCTGGGTAGAGAACATCCGCGAGGACAAGGGCTACAGCTACGGCCCGTACTCGATGGTCGAACACTCGGTGGCCGGATCGGCGCTGATGCTCGCCGCCGACGTGGCGACCGAGGTGACCGCGCCCGCGTTGCTGGAGACCCTGCACGAGCTGGGCCGACTCGCGGTGCTGCCGCCCGACGTCGACGAGCTCGAACAGGCCCGGCAGTACGCGGTCGGCAGCCTGCAGCTGGGCATGTCGACGCAGGCCGGGTTGGCCGGGCTGGCCAGCACCTACGCCGGGTTCGGCCTGCCGTTGGAGTTTCTCGCCGAGCACACCGCGCGGCTTGCCTCGGCGACCCGCGACGAGGTGGCGGCCGCCGCGACCCGCTACCTGGCGCCGGCGCTGACGATGGGGGTGGTGCTCGGCGACGTCGCGCGGATCGCCGGTCCGGTCGCCGCGTTGACCGAGGTCGAAACGTCCGACGCGTCGGCCACCGGCGTGGTCGGGCCTGGTGCGGCAGTGCCCGATGCCGCCGGGTGA
- a CDS encoding DUF397 domain-containing protein, whose amino-acid sequence MNPADQSSVRVPGPTPPAWRKSSRSQSTNCVEVGAIAGHRAPVLMRDSKDRSGPVLSFDRTTWRDFIDSAKDGEFDLV is encoded by the coding sequence ATGAACCCAGCAGATCAGTCCAGCGTGCGCGTCCCCGGTCCGACCCCGCCCGCCTGGCGCAAGAGCAGCCGCAGCCAGAGCACCAACTGCGTCGAGGTCGGGGCGATCGCGGGTCACCGCGCACCGGTGCTGATGCGCGACAGCAAGGACCGCAGCGGGCCGGTGCTGTCGTTCGACCGCACCACCTGGCGTGACTTCATCGACAGCGCCAAGGACGGCGAGTTCGACCTGGTCTGA
- a CDS encoding mycoredoxin, with protein sequence MLTMYSTSWCGYCHRLKSQFDRERIPYQVVDIEQDTEAAAYVMGVNGGNQTVPTVRFPDGSALTNPSIVQVRQRLSDLAAS encoded by the coding sequence ATGTTGACCATGTATTCGACCAGTTGGTGTGGCTACTGTCACCGGCTCAAGTCGCAGTTCGACCGGGAGCGGATTCCGTACCAGGTGGTCGACATCGAGCAGGACACCGAGGCGGCGGCGTACGTGATGGGGGTCAACGGCGGCAATCAGACGGTTCCGACGGTCCGTTTCCCGGACGGTTCGGCATTGACGAATCCGAGTATCGTTCAGGTTCGGCAGCGGCTCAGCGACCTCGCGGCGAGCTGA
- a CDS encoding helix-turn-helix transcriptional regulator, giving the protein MQPEEPEQPIPSPNLRRRRLGGELRRLREHAGLTGEQVIERVKWASASKLSRLENGRSRPGVGDVMDLLDLYGVTGTERDDLVGIARDAGNTRAFLNSYAVMTSLQRAYAELEAGCTEIQEYGAVIIPGLLQTSAYAKVRILSARPLVEMVDERTAGRRTILQKATNHRTANQKRNADDPDTEVAARQSRQSMLLRENGAPKYTAVLEEAAVSLRCGPPDVMVAQLKHLLTMAQLPNVTLRVLPPNATVASWYLSETAFSIYHFADPEDLSAVAIETLAADMIVNDVPVLERYGQVFDWLCEAARSPQESIDWLSDAVARHVAAGATELDSVPDGADPSSPTTPAPLSPPAAGGAGPGRPAGPPIQRGPHERTTRRTGQAIPD; this is encoded by the coding sequence GTGCAGCCCGAGGAGCCCGAGCAGCCCATACCGAGCCCGAACCTGCGTCGTCGTCGCCTCGGCGGCGAGCTGAGGCGGCTGCGGGAACACGCCGGACTGACCGGTGAGCAGGTGATCGAACGGGTGAAGTGGGCGTCCGCGTCCAAGCTCTCCCGGCTCGAGAACGGGCGCAGTCGGCCGGGGGTCGGCGACGTGATGGACCTGCTCGACCTGTACGGCGTGACCGGCACCGAACGCGACGATCTGGTCGGCATCGCCCGCGACGCCGGCAACACCCGGGCCTTTCTCAACTCGTACGCGGTGATGACCAGCCTCCAACGGGCGTACGCCGAGTTGGAGGCTGGTTGCACCGAGATCCAGGAGTACGGCGCGGTGATCATCCCGGGCCTGTTGCAGACCTCCGCCTACGCGAAGGTGCGCATCCTCTCGGCGCGTCCGTTGGTGGAGATGGTCGACGAGCGGACCGCCGGGCGCCGGACGATCCTGCAGAAGGCGACCAACCACCGGACCGCCAACCAGAAGCGCAACGCCGACGACCCGGACACCGAGGTCGCGGCCCGGCAGTCCCGGCAGTCGATGCTGCTGCGCGAGAACGGGGCACCGAAGTACACCGCGGTGCTGGAGGAGGCGGCGGTCAGTCTGCGCTGCGGCCCGCCCGACGTGATGGTGGCGCAGCTGAAGCATCTGCTCACCATGGCGCAGCTGCCCAACGTCACCCTGCGGGTGCTGCCCCCCAACGCCACGGTGGCCTCCTGGTACCTGTCGGAGACCGCGTTCTCGATCTACCACTTCGCCGACCCGGAGGACCTGAGCGCGGTGGCGATCGAGACGCTCGCCGCCGACATGATCGTCAACGACGTGCCGGTGCTCGAACGGTACGGCCAGGTCTTCGACTGGCTCTGCGAGGCCGCCCGCAGCCCGCAGGAGTCGATCGACTGGCTCAGCGACGCCGTGGCCCGGCACGTCGCCGCCGGTGCCACCGAGCTCGACTCCGTACCCGACGGCGCCGACCCCTCCTCCCCCACCACCCCTGCCCCGCTGTCCCCGCCCGCTGCGGGCGGGGCAGGCCCCGGCCGACCGGCCGGGCCGCCGATCCAGCGTGGACCGCACGAGCGGACCACGCGCCGGACCGGCCAGGCGATCCCGGACTGA
- a CDS encoding DUF5679 domain-containing protein: MADQAQTYNGYCVKCKEKRDFEGTVEVSKTGMNMAKGKCPVCGTTVNRILGKAKV, translated from the coding sequence GTGGCCGACCAGGCCCAGACCTACAACGGTTACTGCGTGAAGTGCAAGGAGAAGCGCGATTTCGAGGGCACCGTCGAGGTGTCGAAGACCGGCATGAACATGGCCAAGGGCAAGTGCCCGGTCTGCGGCACAACAGTCAACCGGATCTTGGGCAAAGCCAAGGTCTGA
- a CDS encoding AarF/ABC1/UbiB kinase family protein: MTEIPRWAVSRTAKLAALPIGFAGRTVLGLGKRVTGLASDVISTEIQERTAEQLFSVLGQLKGGAMKAGQALSVFEAALPEELAAPYRQALTKLQEAAPPLPAGSVHKVLAEQLGADWRERFVEFDDRPAAAASIGQVHRAVWRDGSAAGRPVAVKVQYPGAGDALLADFKQLSRLSTMFRAIQPGLDIKPLLNELRDRLAEELDYELEAESQRAFAVAYADDDQIMVPAVLAAAPRVLVTEWIDGVPLSKIISSGTADQRDRAGLLMAVLHFSAPARAGLLHADPHPGNFRLLDDGRLGVVDFGAVARLPGGHPEPIGRLVRLALDGDSDAVVAGLRDEGFIKPDDPIDAPAVLDFLLPMLAPLAAEEFQFTRQWLRDEAARLANPKSPAYQLSRHLNLPPAYLLIHRVTLGSIGVLSQLEARARYRDVVRRWLPGFAPTG, encoded by the coding sequence GTGACCGAAATCCCGCGCTGGGCCGTGTCCAGGACCGCCAAACTCGCCGCGCTGCCGATCGGCTTCGCCGGCCGCACCGTCCTCGGGCTGGGCAAGCGGGTCACCGGGCTCGCCTCCGACGTGATCTCCACCGAGATCCAGGAACGCACCGCCGAGCAGCTGTTCAGCGTACTCGGGCAGCTCAAGGGTGGTGCGATGAAGGCGGGACAGGCGCTGTCGGTGTTCGAGGCGGCGCTGCCGGAGGAGCTCGCCGCCCCGTACCGCCAGGCCTTGACCAAGCTGCAGGAGGCCGCTCCGCCGTTGCCCGCCGGATCGGTACACAAGGTGCTGGCCGAGCAGCTCGGCGCCGACTGGCGGGAACGGTTCGTCGAGTTCGACGACCGGCCGGCCGCCGCGGCCAGCATCGGCCAGGTGCACCGGGCGGTGTGGCGCGACGGCTCCGCAGCGGGCCGACCGGTGGCGGTCAAGGTGCAGTATCCGGGGGCCGGCGACGCCCTGCTCGCCGACTTCAAGCAGTTGTCCCGGCTGAGCACCATGTTCCGGGCGATCCAGCCCGGGCTGGACATCAAGCCGCTGCTCAACGAGCTACGGGACCGGCTGGCCGAGGAGCTGGACTACGAGCTGGAGGCGGAGTCGCAGCGGGCGTTCGCCGTCGCGTACGCCGACGACGACCAGATCATGGTGCCGGCGGTACTCGCCGCCGCGCCCCGGGTGCTGGTCACCGAGTGGATCGACGGCGTCCCGCTTTCGAAGATCATTTCTTCCGGTACGGCGGACCAACGCGACCGGGCCGGGCTGCTGATGGCGGTGCTGCACTTCTCCGCGCCGGCTCGGGCCGGGCTGCTGCACGCCGACCCGCATCCGGGCAACTTCCGACTGCTCGACGACGGCCGGCTCGGCGTGGTCGACTTCGGCGCCGTGGCCCGGCTGCCCGGCGGGCACCCCGAGCCGATCGGCCGGCTGGTCCGGCTGGCGCTCGACGGGGACTCCGACGCGGTGGTGGCCGGGCTGCGCGACGAGGGTTTCATCAAACCGGACGACCCGATCGACGCCCCGGCGGTGCTCGACTTCCTGCTGCCGATGCTGGCGCCGCTGGCAGCCGAGGAGTTCCAGTTCACCCGGCAGTGGCTGCGCGACGAGGCGGCCCGGCTGGCCAACCCGAAGTCACCGGCGTACCAGCTGAGCCGGCATCTCAACCTGCCGCCGGCCTATCTGTTGATCCACCGGGTGACGCTCGGCTCGATCGGTGTGCTCAGCCAGCTGGAGGCCCGGGCCCGGTACCGGGACGTGGTGCGGCGCTGGCTGCCGGGTTTCGCCCCGACCGGCTGA